CAATCCATTAAAGGCGCGATCGGCGATGATGGGGGCGTTGGTACTGGACGGTTTGACCCGTTCTACAGGAAAGAAAGACGACCGACCTGAACCAGATTTTTCAACGAACCGAGCTTGGAACGGAACGGGTTGATTCAGGAAATCGCGATTGCTGTCAAATCCTGGGGTGATGATCTCCGGGGCGAGGGGAGCTGCCAGATCCACCAGCGTCGTTTCCACATCCCATGTGCCCAAAAACCAGTCGGGATAGAACAGGTCACCTTCGGCGGGTTGCACCGGAGGTTTAGTGTGCCAATTTGGAAATTGTCCTAGGCGATCGCTCAATGCACCTGCCCACGCCTCAGCGCTACACAGCAACCACACCAACAGCAGCATCACCAAAAAAATCCATTGGGCTTTGCGTCGTTTCTTCTTCATAGGGTTTCGATGGGGTTGGGTGTCCAGAGTTCACCGTATTGATCTTTGAGGGTTGCCCAAGATTCCACCTGTCCAGGTTCGTACTCTCCGGGCTTCCCCCACTGGAGAAAGAGACTTAGCGCAGGGTCGCCGCTCTCATCGAGAAACCGGATCGCGTAGGTGGTGAAGTTGCCGCGCTTGGCCTCACCTGTTTCAAACTTGACCTGGGTAATTTTGTCCATGTTTAGGTGAAACTCGAACGCATCCTGATGCATGTTCGCGTACTTGCCCTTTGGCAATTCGGCATAGAACAGCTTTTCCACTGTCCCACGAGCTTCTAAAACAGCCGCGCTGCTGGTCACAATCAGGCGCACGGTTCCTAACGACGTACACGCTTCCAAAAAGTCTTTGAGGGTTGCAGTCATGGCGATTATGAAATAATGCTTCGGAGTCAGTATACCGCTCAATATCGCGCAAACTCGTACAATCGTGACTCACCGTTCAACGGCTCCCAGGGCTTTAAGATTCATTTTCTGAGGGATGGAAAGACCCTTGATCCCAGTAATATTCATGCCTTCGTAGGGGCGATCGCTCCTAAAGGTTTTCACTGGTTAATAAAGTTGCCAATACCATACCCAACTGCAGCTTCAGGTGCGCTACGTAATGCTGATAATAGCGATCGCAGATATGGCTCTAGTTGCTGATTGGTGTGCTGGACTGTTTGACAAAGTTGTTCGCTAATCGGGTGAAGAATGAGGCGAATTTGACTGTCTCGGATGTAATCTAAAACGGTGGTTTTCAGAATTGCGTAGTGGCTGAAGACTGTAACATGACCCTCCAATAGTTCAGCAACAAGCTGTTGGATAAAATGGTCTGGGACATATTCCATAATCACAGGCTGCTGCGTGTATTCGATTGCGGATGTAGCCTCATCATGAGACACTCGCGTTTCGATTAAGCTGCGGCAGACCAGGGATTCCAAGGCTTCGAGAAGATTGGCACGGGAAATACCTGGAACGATGTCGTCTTGTAGAGTGGCGATCGCTGTCCATTCTCGATTAAGGGCTAACCAATACATGATGGTTTGCTCTAAGGGCGACAATCGAGGTGCCCGAATCATTGTAGGAACCCTAGTCAATAGTGTTGGGAATTATGCATTGACGCTTTAAAAGCTCGAATTTCGAGCTTAGAACTATCAAGAATTTATTGGGTTAGTCGTTTTTTGCCAAATTTCTCCGCACAGTCGTTCTGTAGAGTGACTGGTTATTGGAATCCTATTTGATTTTTGAAAGTTTTTTAGCTTCTCCGTGAAAGCCCCGCACTCTGCCGAAGGCGAGTGTCGGGATGAAAGCGGGGCGGTTGCGAGTCCCCCTTGCAGCTATGCCAAGCAATCGCGGGGCGGCGGAGAGGGGAGACGAGCAAACCGCCAGCCTGGTATAATTGGCTAAGCATCGCAGGGTTGATTTCCCCTGATAGGTACGCTTTCGACCGACAACTGGAGTTGACCGACCCGTAGGCCTAGGCCGCAAGTCTCCCGTTTCCAAGGTTGCAATAGAGAGCATTTTTGAAACAGCACAGCAAACCTCCTTGGTGGAAAAAATTGTCAACAGTGGGGCTGGGCGTCTTCCTCACTATAAAAAGCTCGAACCCGGTAACCAGTGGTAGAACACTTCCGGTGGGAGAAGCCCGCACCGTATGTTTGCATCGGTGTCGGGAGTACGTCACAGTAGAGCCTTTGCGGCGTAAGAGTTTGATTCCCTCTAAGTATGTATACTTGGAAGGAATCAAACTAGATTGCGCTATGGTGATGTCTCACTAGGAGACAAAGACATTAATGCGCTTCCTGATCGATGGACTACGGCAATCTAGCCGTCGTTCCCTGAATGTTAACGGCTCGACCCAGATCTATAGAGGAATCGGAGTAGTCTTCTGTCTTTAATCCGAAACAGCCCGTCAATGGAAAACCGTTCATCCCCTTTCCCCTCACCTGATGCCAGCACCTCTCTTAGAGACCACATCGCGGATCTAATTCAGACGCATCCCGATCGCCGGATTCCTTTCACAGCATTTATGGACGCGGTGCTGTACCATCCCCAGTACGGCTACTACAGTACCCAAGAGGCCATTGGCTCCCGGCGGGGTGATTTTGTCACCTCACCGAATCTCTGCGCCGACTTTGGCGAACTCCTGGCCGAACAGTTTCGGGAGATGTGGGAGCGGTTAGATCATCCGAATCCATACCGATTAATTGAAATGGGAGCCGGACAGGGACGGTTAGCCGATGATATTTTGCAGTACCTCCAGCGGCAGGCTCCAGACTGCTTTGAGGCTGTGCAGTATGGGATTGTGGAGCGATCGCCCCAACTGATTGCCCAACAACGGGAACGACTGAACGCATTGACCCACAAAATCCAGTGGTATACCTGGGACACCATTCCCTCAAACTCGGTGATTGGGTGCTTCTTTTCCAACGAACTCGTGGATGCGTTTCCGGTGCATCAGGTTATCCGTCAGGATGGGCAGCTTCAGGAAATTTATCTCACGGTGGATGAGTCTGGGACATGGCGCGAAGTCAGCGATCGCCCCTCCACCGACGCCCTGCAAGCCTACTTTGACCGCATTGAGATTGACCTCACTAGCGATGCCTATCCCGACGGCTACCGGACTGAGGTTAATTTGGCGGCGTTGGATTGGTTAAAGACGGTGGGCGATCGCCTGCATCGGGGCTACATCCTCACCATCGACTACGGGTATCCGGCTCAGCGCTATTACAGTCCAGCGCGTTCCCAGGGCACGCTGCAATGCTACTACCAGCACCAACACCACTCCGATCCCTACCTTCATCTCGGTCAGCAGGACATAACGGCGCATGTAGACTTCACAGCCCTAGAGCGACAGGGTGAACAGGGCGGACTTCGCACCGTTGGCTTTACCCAGCAAGGGCTATTTCTCATGGCGCTAGGATTGGGCGATCGCCTCTTGGAACTGTCTACGCCAAAATCTGGCTTGGACTTGCAAACCATTCTGCTGCGCCGCGAAGCCTTACACGGTCTTGCCGATCCTACAGGGGTGGGCAACTTTGGCGTTTTGGTGCAAAGCAAAGGAATGGAGGGGGATGGAGCAGAGCTTAAAGGATTCCGGATGCCCCCGATGGGATAAGTCTGTAGCGAACTTTCCTTGATCAGTCCCGGAGAGTCCTTTATGGTTTGCTTGAACCGTTCGTGCATTAGCTCTCATCATTAATCCCCTTTGCCCTAATTCTCAAACACCGTGCGCTATCAAATTACCCATCAAACCGCGTATATCTACAGCGAGCCCGTTGCCCTCGCGCCGCACATGCTGCGGTTGCGTCCTCGCTCGGATGCCAACCAACAGCTCCATCGGTTTGACCTGAGCATTGAACCCGCTCCCGTCGGTCAGTCAGCGATGATCGATTTAGACGGTAATTCTATCCATAAAGTGTGGTTTTCAGACACTCCCGTTTCGGAACTGCTGATCACCACCGTTTCGGAGGTGGAAACCCTCTGCACTAATCCGTTTGCCTACTTGCTCGACCCGTGGGCGGTGAATCTTCCCCCTGCCTATTCCGACAGTCCACCGCTAGGGTTGCAGCCGTACCTAGCCGGATACCTGAGCAAAATTCCCGGAGCGATTGATCCCGTTGCCGCTCAGCTTGCCCAAGAGGTTTGGTACGAGGTTTCTGGGAATACGGTTGCATTTCTCAGCACGTTAAACCAGCGCATTTACGAGCACTGCGGATACACCATTCGCGAGACGGGTGGGCCCTTTCCCCCCGGTGTAACCTGGACAAAAAAATCCGGCTCTTGCCGGGATGTTTCGGTACTCTTCATGGAGGCGTGTCGTGCGATGGGGTTAGCGGCCCGGTTTGTGAGCGGATACCAAGAAGGGGATGTGGACACGAACGATCGCCATCTCCATGCCTGGGCAGAAGTATATTTGCCGGGGGCAGGCTGGCGAGGGTTTGATCCCACCCATGGGCTAGCGGTGAGCGATCGCCATATTGCCCTAGTTGCGTGCCCCCATCCCCAAGATGCAGCCCCTATTACTGGAACATTGCTTAAGGGAGGGGTGCGATCGCAAATGACGTATACCCTAAAGATTACGGGACACGAACCGACCGAGGTGACGGGCGATCGCCAGACAACCTCCTCCCTAACGCAACAGCAGTCCTAGGGATTGGTAAACAGATCGTTAATACCACTACCACTGCGATCGCGTTGGTTATTGCCAAGATTGGCATCGTCGTTAAAGGGATTGCCGTCTATGAAAATGTCGGGATCGTAACTGATCACCACACGATAGGTAGGCGGAAATTCCCCTTCGGCTGGTGATGACGCATCCCAACTGCGAGAGTAGGACAGCTTCAGTTTTTGACCAGGGGCAAGGTCTTCAAAGTTCTTTTGTGCCCGCAGAATTGGACTGCTGCCGAGGGGAATCTCGTAGAGGAAAACACCTTGCTGTCCCGGACTGGAATCAAATAGGGAATCGCCAATATTCTCGACCACGCCTGTAATCTTGACCGTTCCCCGAAACTGGGAGGTTTGATTGGTGATGGCAAACTGAATCTGTGTAGCCGCCGGATCGGCAGGTTCCAAGGACTTCAGGGTTAAATCATAGGGCGTGTTGAAACCCGTGCCTTTGGGCGTAACCCGCAGGTAATAATCCCCGGCCTCTAAGTTAAAAATTCCATCTCCTGAGTAGCCGCCTGCCGAGCTACGTGCCTCTTTAGCGACGATCTTCTCAACCAGATCGCCATTGGTGTCCAGCACGTCAACTTGGGTCGCCCCCTTAGTACTATCGAGTCCTAGGGCAAGACCACCATCCTCGGTCTGTTCAAATTGGTAATAGTCGCTGAGATCGGCATCACCCACATAGTCGGAATAACTCGCCTGGGATGAAGATACCGTAATCGGTCGTGCTGTCCCCAAGGAATTACCTGCCAAGTCAGGATAGGCTGCCGCTTTGAGCGTGTAAGCTGTTTCGCCAATGCGAAGCTTGGGATCGCGCGACACTCGCAGGTAGTATTTACCTGCCTCTAACGTTGTTTGGATTTTGCCGTCATCAGCTTTTTGGAGAACCTTGCCCTTCCGATTTTGGAGTTCAAGGTCTGTAGAGACGCCCTTCAGCGAGACGGCTAGGCTGCTACGCGCCCCAAATTTGAGTTGGAGAAAATCATCAAAGTCACTACCACCAATCCGATCTTTGAACAGAATGGGCTTGGTACCAAGATTACGAAATGCAGAGCGATTGGCGTCAGCAATACTGTTGTCAGCTTTATCGTTTGCCATGGGGGTTGCTCCTTCCAAATGGCTATATGTAGGGAGTTCTGTATCGCAGAGAACCATGTTGTCCTCGTTGTCCTCTACGTTAATTATTGCTGATACAAAATAAACGGACTCTATTCCGCAGAGCTGGCTTGGCGATCGCATCGCCATCGGTCGCGCTCTACGCAGCCGAAACCTCTGCCCATCTAAACGCGTCCATCGTAGAGCATCTAGTCTTCGCGCCCCCTTTAGCGCTATAAAGATCAGGTTGTGATGTTGACACGGATCTCCAGTTAGAAAACGTTGGAAAAATTCATGGGAATTCAGATTGGGCGACCAATTCAACCACTGGTGAAAGCATGGGATAGCTATGCTGCGATCGCCTGGGTATTTGCAGGATTATGGCTCTTTCTCCTGTGTGTCCTAGCCTTTGGATGGCGACTGGGCGGCATTGGCCTCATTGATGAAACCGAACCCCTGTTTGCCGAAGCTGCACGGCAAATGACCGTCACCGGAGACTGGATCACCCCCTACTTCAACGAAGCGACCCGGTTTGATAAACCCCCGCTGATCTACTGGCTGATGGCGATCGCCTACGAAACCTTGGGCGTTCATGAATGGTCGGCACGGCTCCCCTCTGCACTGTCGGCCTGCGCGATCGTGGTTGCGGGATTTGTGACTCTGCGGTATTTCGGGTTTCCTCATCCAGCGGGTGTCCCCAACGAGCAATCGCACCCGTTGAGCGTTCAAAGTCTGCCCGCAACCGTCAACCGTCAGCTTTGGCTCTCCGCCTGGATTGGGGCAGGGATTATGGCCTTTACCCCCGAAATCATTGCCTGGGCACGGACAGGCGTATCGGATATGCTGCTCACGGGCTGCATGGGACTGGCGCTGCTGTGCTTCTTTTGGGGATACGTTCACAATCAGCAACCTGGAACCCAGCGCAACTGGTATTTGGGATTCTTTGTTTGGAGTGCCCTTGCGGTATTAACCAAAGGCCCTGTTGGGATTGTGCTGCCTGTTTTGATCATTGGTGCGTTTGTAGGCTTTACCAACACCTGGCGATCGCTCTGGCGCGAGGTTCCCTGGCTTTGGGGCAGTCTTCTATTTCTGCTGATTTCCGTCCCTTGGTATGTGCTCGTCATCCAGGCCAATGGAGAGGACTATATTGATAGTTTCTTTGGCTACCACAACCTGGAACGCTTTACGGAAGCCGTAAACGACCATTCGGCTCCCTGGTTTTTCTACTTCATTGTGACCTTGGTGGGGTTCTTTCCATGGTCGGTGCATTTGCCCGTGGCGATCGCCCGTCTTCGATTTTGGAAACTGGCTGAGTGGCGCAACCAACCCCGCACAGCCCATCTCAGCGTCTTTTTGCTGATTTGGTTTGCTGTAATCTTTGGGTTCTTTACCATCGCCGCCACCAAACTACCGAGCTATCTGCTGCCTGCGATGCCTGCAACGGCAATGCTGATGGGGCAGTTTTGGAGTCATCAGGTGCTAGGGATTGTGCGATCGCCCCGTTCCACCTCGCGGGCGGTGCTGGTGAGCCATTGGATCTTTGTCGTGCTGGCGATCGCCTTTGCAGGGGTAATTTTCCGGGCACCGTGGCTAATTGTGGATAAATCCATCCCTAATTTGGTAGACGTTACACGACACGCGATCGCCATTCCGGTGGGCGTTGCCGTGTGGCTGGGCATGGCGATCGCTGCAAGTATCCTGATCTTGATGCGGAAAGGTCGCTGGATTTGGGGCGTGCAGATTGTCGGATTTGCGATGTTTTTAATCCTCTCCATCCTGCCCTTCATCGACACCCTCGATGCCATCCGCCAATACCCGATTCGCGCCGTTGCCGAAACGATTCTGGAGGAACGACAGCCCAATGAGCCTGTGGTGATGGTGGGCTTTAATAAACCCAGCATTGTGTTTTATAGCCAGCAACCCGTCACCTTTTGGTCGTTGCCTCGCCAAGCGATTAACCGCATTCGTCGGGAGTATGAACGCCAAAATCCAGACCTGGACTCGATTCTGATAGTGGGACAGTCGCGCAAAATCCGAGAAACGGAAATTCCAGAGACGCTTTACACGGTCTTGAATGAAGTGGATGCCTACTCGGTCGTGCGCTTACCGTTGCCGTTACCCAAGACCTTAGAAGCACCCAAACAGGAAGAGGAGTAACATTCCAGTTGAATCGCGACCTAGATAGCTGTTCTATGATGGAGGGATGCAAACGCTTACGATAACCCGACCCGACGACTGGCATCTGCATCTCCGCGACGGTGCGGCGCTAAAGGCAGTGCTGCCGCATACAGTGCGCCAATTTGCCCGTGCCATCGTCATGCCAAATTTGAAGCCTCCAGTGCGATCGATTGCCGATGCTGCTGCCTATCGCGATCGCATCCTAGCAGCGATCCCGCCTGGTCAGCACTTTGAGCCGCTGATGACCCTTTACCTCACGGACAACACCAGCCCGAATGAGATTATCGCGGCCAAAGCATCCCCGTTTGTCAAAGCGGTCAAGTACTACCCAGCAGGGGCTACGACCAATTCAGATTTGGGCGTGACGGACATTAATAAGTGCGATCGCGTCTTTGAAGCGATGCAGCAGGTCGATATGCCGTTATTGCTGCATGGGGAAGTAACCGATCCAGAGGTTGACGTGTTCGATCGTGAGAAGGTGTTTATCGAGAAACATCTGATCTCGCTCAAGCGGCGATTCCCAAACCTGCGCGTAGTCCTTGAACACATCACCACCTCGGATGCCGTAGAGTTTGTCCTGGCAACCCCCACTATCGCCGCCACCATCACGCCACAGCATCTATTGTTTAGCCGCAATATTCTCTTCAAAGGCGGCATTCGTCCCCATTTTTACTGTTTGCCCATTTTGAAACGGGAAGTGCATCGTCAGGCGCTTTTGCAAGCCGCAACCTCTGGAAATCCCAAGTTTTTTCTAGGCACCGATAGCGCTCCCCATGCCCGCAATAGCAAAGAAAATTCCTGCGGCTGTGCAGGGTGCTATTCAGCGCTGCACGCTATGGAGCTATACGCTGAGGCGTTTGAGCGCGCTAATGCCCTGGATAAACTGGAAGCGTTCGCCAGCTTCTATGGCCCAGACTTTTATCAACTCCCACGCAATACCGAACAGATTACGTTAACTAAAACCACCTGGCGGATTCCCGATGAAGTACCCTTTGTTGATGACTCTGGACTCGTACCCCTAGGGGCAGGGCAGGAGATGACGTGGCAGATGGCTTGATTCCATTAGCGTGAAACCGTAGACGGGCGATCGCCTCTCCGTCCACCTCTCAAATCATTGCCGAGCGAGCGTTAATTGGAAATCTCGGCAATCTCAATCACGCGCCCTTCGAAATCCTTCACCAGAAAATTCATCGGCTTTTCGCGGCGCAGCTTGTAGCGGAGGCGGCGCGTTTGCACCCGCAAGAAAATTTGCTCTAAACAATCATGATCGAAGCTGACATGGCGTTGGCGATCGCGATGTCCATAGCTTGCGCCCGAAATCACATGAAGCTGAGTATTTTTCCGCAATTGATACCACAACCCTTCCGGCATCGTGGATTGGGTTGTCGTTCCCAGGGTGCCAGCCGACATGTAGAGCGGATCAACCGCCGTTGCGCCAATCGTCTGCTCGTAGTTGTAGTAATACTGAAGCGGCACATCCGCTGAGGGCAATTCCAGCATTCCCTCATAAAACTGACGGGCAATGTCCAGATCCGTCACCATGATGGTGAACACCTTCGGTGCGCTATTCAAAAACATCCACATTGCTCCGGCATACGCGACAAGGAGCAATACCATAATGCCCTGGGTAGACAGCAAGCCATCGATCGTCGGCAGTGCTGCCAGGGTTAAAGGATGGGGGGTGGTCAGACCAGATGCGATCGCACCGTTAAGAGCACTCATGAACATGGGCTAAATTCGAAGGTTACTTCCAACATCACTACTTCCGATCATAGGCGCGATCGCCCAAACCGACCGTCAAGAGTTCATCAATCCTCCTGACCAGAGCCGTACATCCAGGCCTCAAGCTGGCGATCGCCATAGTATTTCAGCCGAGGTGTCCCCTGCTGGAACAGGGGCGAAATCTGGTGTCCCGCCGCTGCCAAAGCTGTATAGACGCCCAGATTCACATAGTGTTTCATCCAGTCTAGCAGGGCAGGCAAACCAACCTGGGGCAAAATCCGGGTAATCAGCAGCGGATGGCGTAATCCTGTCCAAAATAGGGTTTGAGCCAGGGGCGAAAATTGCACGACATCCTGCAAAAACGGTTTCAGTACCCCATCCCCCAATTGCGCCATTTCCCCAAATACCGCAGACAGCACCCGATTCACATGGTCGGGCGACAGGGTTTGATGTACCCCCACGCTCATGGATTTCTGAAACAGCCAGGTGACGCTGAGGTTGGGTTGATACGGTTGTAGGGCTGCCAACGCGTTTCGGGTTAGCAAATCTTGGGACAGAGCATCGTGGATTCCCGTGGTTAACCGCTGGAGATGGCGCAACATCGCCCCAAATCCTCCAAAACTCAAGGGCGACTGCACGCCGCTACTATCTCCGGCAAACAGCACCCGATCCCAGGGCGATCGCAGTGGACTGTTGCGGTAGCTGGGGAAAAAGCCAAACAGGGCACGTTTAATCGTCAGTTGATCGAGAGAAACCGACTGATACTCCGGCAACAGTCGCCAGTACTCATCAAACAAGTCCTCCAAACTGGGACGACTCGGTTCCGCATCTACGTAGGTAAATAGGTAGGTGGTGCGTCCATCGCGGGCGGGAAACGCTTCCCAAAAGTACTGACACTGGTTCTGAATCGGCGTGAAGGACGCAAACAAATCTCCGGTTTCATTCTCCGGAAAACCTTCCGCGCAAGTTCCGACGACCATACAGACGGCATCGGGGGTTTGACCCTTTCGAGCTTGCTGAGCAATGGGCGAAAAATGTCCCATCATGTCGATCATCAGCCGAGTCGTCAGCGTGTGAGGCGTTCCATCCGATTCAGTGGCGATCGCCACTCCATTGGGATGCACCGTTGCCCCCGTAAACGCCATTTGTTCCAGCAGTTTGCCCCCGTTCGCCAAAAACGTCGCTTTCAGCCGATCGAGCAAATAGACCGGATCAACGCCAATATTCAGCACGTCCTCAACGGCGATCTCCATACCATCAGGAAACTTCACCCAGGCAGGATTATATTCTGTGGCGATCGCCGCCTCTAGGTCTGCCGCTGTGAGTAACTCCAGATCAACTAAAACCTGAAGCTCCTTTCGGGAAATATTCCACTCCTGATCCCTTCCCCGCAGCATGCCCCGTTCGATCAAGGCGACCCGCCAGCCCTGCCGCACCAATGCCCCCCCTAGCATGATGCCCAATGTG
This genomic stretch from Synechococcales cyanobacterium T60_A2020_003 harbors:
- a CDS encoding glycosyltransferase family 39 protein, giving the protein MGIQIGRPIQPLVKAWDSYAAIAWVFAGLWLFLLCVLAFGWRLGGIGLIDETEPLFAEAARQMTVTGDWITPYFNEATRFDKPPLIYWLMAIAYETLGVHEWSARLPSALSACAIVVAGFVTLRYFGFPHPAGVPNEQSHPLSVQSLPATVNRQLWLSAWIGAGIMAFTPEIIAWARTGVSDMLLTGCMGLALLCFFWGYVHNQQPGTQRNWYLGFFVWSALAVLTKGPVGIVLPVLIIGAFVGFTNTWRSLWREVPWLWGSLLFLLISVPWYVLVIQANGEDYIDSFFGYHNLERFTEAVNDHSAPWFFYFIVTLVGFFPWSVHLPVAIARLRFWKLAEWRNQPRTAHLSVFLLIWFAVIFGFFTIAATKLPSYLLPAMPATAMLMGQFWSHQVLGIVRSPRSTSRAVLVSHWIFVVLAIAFAGVIFRAPWLIVDKSIPNLVDVTRHAIAIPVGVAVWLGMAIAASILILMRKGRWIWGVQIVGFAMFLILSILPFIDTLDAIRQYPIRAVAETILEERQPNEPVVMVGFNKPSIVFYSQQPVTFWSLPRQAINRIRREYERQNPDLDSILIVGQSRKIRETEIPETLYTVLNEVDAYSVVRLPLPLPKTLEAPKQEEE
- a CDS encoding transglutaminase family protein, with translation MRYQITHQTAYIYSEPVALAPHMLRLRPRSDANQQLHRFDLSIEPAPVGQSAMIDLDGNSIHKVWFSDTPVSELLITTVSEVETLCTNPFAYLLDPWAVNLPPAYSDSPPLGLQPYLAGYLSKIPGAIDPVAAQLAQEVWYEVSGNTVAFLSTLNQRIYEHCGYTIRETGGPFPPGVTWTKKSGSCRDVSVLFMEACRAMGLAARFVSGYQEGDVDTNDRHLHAWAEVYLPGAGWRGFDPTHGLAVSDRHIALVACPHPQDAAPITGTLLKGGVRSQMTYTLKITGHEPTEVTGDRQTTSSLTQQQS
- a CDS encoding heme utilization protein HuvX, producing the protein MTATLKDFLEACTSLGTVRLIVTSSAAVLEARGTVEKLFYAELPKGKYANMHQDAFEFHLNMDKITQVKFETGEAKRGNFTTYAIRFLDESGDPALSLFLQWGKPGEYEPGQVESWATLKDQYGELWTPNPIETL
- the pyrC gene encoding dihydroorotase, with the protein product MQTLTITRPDDWHLHLRDGAALKAVLPHTVRQFARAIVMPNLKPPVRSIADAAAYRDRILAAIPPGQHFEPLMTLYLTDNTSPNEIIAAKASPFVKAVKYYPAGATTNSDLGVTDINKCDRVFEAMQQVDMPLLLHGEVTDPEVDVFDREKVFIEKHLISLKRRFPNLRVVLEHITTSDAVEFVLATPTIAATITPQHLLFSRNILFKGGIRPHFYCLPILKREVHRQALLQAATSGNPKFFLGTDSAPHARNSKENSCGCAGCYSALHAMELYAEAFERANALDKLEAFASFYGPDFYQLPRNTEQITLTKTTWRIPDEVPFVDDSGLVPLGAGQEMTWQMA
- a CDS encoding class I SAM-dependent methyltransferase, producing the protein MENRSSPFPSPDASTSLRDHIADLIQTHPDRRIPFTAFMDAVLYHPQYGYYSTQEAIGSRRGDFVTSPNLCADFGELLAEQFREMWERLDHPNPYRLIEMGAGQGRLADDILQYLQRQAPDCFEAVQYGIVERSPQLIAQQRERLNALTHKIQWYTWDTIPSNSVIGCFFSNELVDAFPVHQVIRQDGQLQEIYLTVDESGTWREVSDRPSTDALQAYFDRIEIDLTSDAYPDGYRTEVNLAALDWLKTVGDRLHRGYILTIDYGYPAQRYYSPARSQGTLQCYYQHQHHSDPYLHLGQQDITAHVDFTALERQGEQGGLRTVGFTQQGLFLMALGLGDRLLELSTPKSGLDLQTILLRREALHGLADPTGVGNFGVLVQSKGMEGDGAELKGFRMPPMG
- a CDS encoding glyoxalase-like domain protein; translation: MSALNGAIASGLTTPHPLTLAALPTIDGLLSTQGIMVLLLVAYAGAMWMFLNSAPKVFTIMVTDLDIARQFYEGMLELPSADVPLQYYYNYEQTIGATAVDPLYMSAGTLGTTTQSTMPEGLWYQLRKNTQLHVISGASYGHRDRQRHVSFDHDCLEQIFLRVQTRRLRYKLRREKPMNFLVKDFEGRVIEIAEISN
- a CDS encoding FAD-binding oxidoreductase, with the translated sequence MTTGTTEQLLASLPGTLNNLRRADRLWESYKTRSRPVPNVITTASTPLESPDWDVVICGGTLGIMLGGALVRQGWRVALIERGMLRGRDQEWNISRKELQVLVDLELLTAADLEAAIATEYNPAWVKFPDGMEIAVEDVLNIGVDPVYLLDRLKATFLANGGKLLEQMAFTGATVHPNGVAIATESDGTPHTLTTRLMIDMMGHFSPIAQQARKGQTPDAVCMVVGTCAEGFPENETGDLFASFTPIQNQCQYFWEAFPARDGRTTYLFTYVDAEPSRPSLEDLFDEYWRLLPEYQSVSLDQLTIKRALFGFFPSYRNSPLRSPWDRVLFAGDSSGVQSPLSFGGFGAMLRHLQRLTTGIHDALSQDLLTRNALAALQPYQPNLSVTWLFQKSMSVGVHQTLSPDHVNRVLSAVFGEMAQLGDGVLKPFLQDVVQFSPLAQTLFWTGLRHPLLITRILPQVGLPALLDWMKHYVNLGVYTALAAAGHQISPLFQQGTPRLKYYGDRQLEAWMYGSGQED